One window of Nicotiana tomentosiformis chromosome 11, ASM39032v3, whole genome shotgun sequence genomic DNA carries:
- the LOC104099376 gene encoding zinc finger protein ZAT12-like, producing MNAMKRSREEDRQVEAEAMANCALMLLSRLNNNNNTTSTDRDYHNDFECKTCNKRFPSFQALGGQRASHKRPRLLARDFLVQSKKNKMHECSICGMEFSLGQALGGHMRRHRDEINNTSAAAGKTMIPVLKKSNSSKRIFCGLDLNLTPDVDVELKLWPTALVLSPVLRIFI from the coding sequence ATGAATGCCATGAAAAGAAGCAGAGAAGAGGACAGGCAAGTGGAAGCAGAAGCCATGGCTAACTGTGCCTTAATGCTATTGTCTCgtttaaacaacaacaacaacacgactTCAACAGATCGAGATTATCACAATGATTTCGAATGCAAGACTTGCAATAAACGCTTTCCATCTTTCCAAGCTCTTGGCGGCCAACGTGCAAGTCATAAACGGCCAAGATTACTTGCCAGAGATTTTCTTGTGCAATCAAAAAAGAATAAAATGCATGAATGTTCTATTTGTGGTATGGAGTTTTCTTTGGGTCAAGCTTTAGGTGGTCACATGAGACGTCACCGTGATGAAATTAATAATACTTCAGCGGCAGCCGGAAAGACAATGATTCCGGTGTTGAAGAAGTCAAATAGCAGCAAGAGAATTTTCTGCGGCTTGGACTTGAACTTAACCCCTGATGTAGATGTTGAACTGAAGTTATGGCCGACGGCACTAGTTTTATCTCCTGTTTTGAGAATCTTTATTTAA